From the Opitutus sp. ER46 genome, one window contains:
- a CDS encoding Ada metal-binding domain-containing protein: MRLSHQRMYERMLASDPTCNGHFFTGVLTTGIYCLPSCKARKPRRENVRFFPTCEAARAAGLRACRKCHPDDFARGADPVLQDVETLAAEIAAQPAAFADVRAIVRRSGFGSTRLFELFRQHLHASPADVLFRARLARARQLLIETDDGLLAVAEASGFESTSAFHEHFRRTTGLTPTAYRALRDGGPFTVALPADYALGYLRRALSRDTASVCERLAGDTYTAAIRLATGPALLKLELAPATVRAEVSTGSALEAHAIVTGLLGLDQDAEGFVRLVRKLGLARLVAGRPGMRISLTPSIFDGLLWSIIGQQINFGFACVLKRRLIERCGEPVGDGLIAPPTPDAVAALVPADLAPLQFSSSKAEYLIATSQLIADGRLNLDALRAMSATRAERTLLAVRGLGPWSVNYLMMRALGFADCVPLGDTGVTSSLQSLLQLSERPDVDATRRLMAVFSPYRSLATAHLWQLNQPIP, translated from the coding sequence ATGCGCCTTTCCCACCAACGCATGTACGAGCGCATGCTCGCCAGCGACCCGACCTGCAACGGGCACTTTTTCACCGGCGTGCTCACCACCGGCATCTACTGCCTGCCTTCCTGCAAGGCCCGCAAGCCGCGCCGCGAAAACGTCCGCTTCTTCCCCACCTGCGAGGCCGCCCGCGCCGCCGGCCTCCGCGCCTGCCGCAAGTGCCATCCCGACGACTTCGCCCGCGGCGCCGATCCCGTGCTGCAGGACGTCGAGACACTCGCCGCCGAGATCGCCGCCCAGCCCGCCGCCTTCGCCGACGTGCGCGCCATCGTGCGCCGCTCCGGCTTTGGCTCCACCCGACTCTTCGAACTGTTCCGCCAACATCTCCACGCCAGCCCGGCCGACGTCCTGTTCCGCGCGCGGCTCGCCCGCGCCCGGCAGCTCCTCATCGAGACGGACGACGGTCTGCTCGCCGTCGCCGAAGCCTCCGGCTTCGAGTCCACCTCCGCCTTCCACGAGCACTTCCGCCGCACCACTGGCCTCACGCCGACCGCGTATCGCGCGCTCCGCGACGGCGGCCCGTTCACCGTCGCGCTGCCGGCCGACTACGCGCTCGGCTACCTGCGCCGCGCCCTCAGCCGCGACACCGCCAGCGTCTGCGAACGGCTCGCCGGCGACACCTACACCGCCGCCATCCGGCTCGCGACCGGCCCTGCCCTCCTGAAGCTGGAACTCGCGCCCGCCACCGTGCGCGCCGAGGTCTCCACCGGCTCCGCCCTCGAGGCCCACGCGATCGTCACCGGCCTCCTTGGCCTCGATCAGGACGCCGAGGGTTTTGTCCGGCTCGTGCGCAAGCTGGGGCTCGCCCGCCTCGTGGCGGGTCGTCCCGGGATGCGCATCAGCCTGACGCCGTCCATCTTCGATGGCCTCCTCTGGTCGATCATCGGCCAGCAGATCAACTTCGGCTTCGCATGCGTCCTCAAGCGCCGGCTCATCGAGCGCTGCGGCGAGCCGGTCGGCGACGGCCTGATCGCCCCGCCCACGCCCGACGCCGTCGCGGCGCTGGTGCCCGCCGACCTGGCTCCCCTCCAGTTTTCGTCCTCGAAAGCCGAATACCTGATCGCCACCTCGCAGCTCATTGCGGATGGCCGGCTCAATCTCGACGCCCTGCGCGCCATGTCCGCGACCCGCGCGGAGCGGACGCTCCTGGCGGTGCGCGGACTCGGCCCCTGGTCCGTGAACTACCTCATGATGCGCGCCCTCGGTTTCGCCGACTGCGTGCCGCTGGGCGACACCGGCGTCACCTCCTCACTGCAGTCACTCCTGCAACTTTCCGAACGTCCCGACGTCGACGCGACGCGTCGCCTGATGGCCGTCTTCTCGCCGTACCGCAGCCTCGCCACGGCCCATCTGTGGCAGCTCAACCAACCCATCCCATGA